A genome region from Dreissena polymorpha isolate Duluth1 chromosome 16, UMN_Dpol_1.0, whole genome shotgun sequence includes the following:
- the LOC127861402 gene encoding myosin regulatory light polypeptide 9-like, producing the protein MSSRKAKAKGTTKKRAQRATSNVFAMFDQAQIQEFKEAFNMIDQDRDGFISKEDLHDMLASLGKNPTDQYLDEMMTCAPGPINFTMFLTMFGEKLNGTDPEDVIRNAFACFDENNSGYINEERLRELLTTMGDRFTDDEVDEMFREAPIKKGNFDYNEFTRILKHGKKDDAE; encoded by the exons ATGTCTAGCAGAAAAGCCAAGGCGAAGGGAACCACAAAGAAGAGGGCCCAGAGGGCCACCTCTAACGTGTTTGCCATGTTTGATCAGGCCCAGATACAGGAGTTCAAGGAGGCCTTCAACATGATCGACCAGGACAGAGACGGCTTTATTAGTAAAGAAGATCTGCATGATATGTTGGCTTCTCTAG GTAAGAACCCCACTGACCAGTACCTAGATGAGATGATGACATGTGCCCCAGGACCTATCAATTTCACCATGTTCCTCACTATGTTTGGAGAGAAACTCAACGGAACAGACCCTGAGGATGTTATCAGAAATGCTTTCGCCTGTTTTGATGAAAACAACTCTG GCTACATCAATGAGGAGAGACTGCGTGAACTGCTGACTACCATGGGTGACCGCTTCACAGATGATGAG GTTGATGAGATGTTCCGTGAAGCACCAATCAAAAAGGGCAACTTTGACTACAATGAGTTCACACGAATACTCAAGCACGGAAAGAAGGATGATGCTGAATGA
- the LOC127861393 gene encoding uncharacterized protein LOC127861393, which translates to MIRRSDPYWAGLASDLTIEQTLMRILKSIGGMTRGKGMKEVQRAQLLLSMPVCVAINSLMQALTDTEYISSEQHKECSKTRQERDTKIGIQFLDERKPFAAVNTLRNIETGVTSTDDVNAHQAHEIGSAIINELKCQNVMDVSLKKGRQVVTLKTHSVLQAGNQILPVSPQLLFQRLLVVATSQADDMGNAFNHELCPVPASLFDNTGCMREAQKATLAEALWCFGDCVANPESDETMVYILDGGSLLHKIPWPRGYTFKGICQLYVDYVHKRYGFPSIVFEGYMDGPSTKDFTHQHRSKGIMGMTILFTQGTPFRSKKDYYLANSVNKQNFINLLVASLQTIGCEVVHAAADADVTIVKTAVEWATRKEATLIGEDTDLLVLLCYHAVLEDNDIVFRSDRHVGLT; encoded by the coding sequence ATGATACGACGGAGTGATCCCTACTGGGCTGGATTGGCTTCTGATTTGACAATCGAGCAGACTCTGATGAGGATTCTAAAATCTATTGGTGGTATGACAAGAGGAAAGGGAATGAAGGAAGTTCAAAGAGCCCAGTTGTTACTTTCAATGCCCGTATGTGTAGCAATAAACTCGTTGATGCAAGCCTTAACTGATACGGAATATATTTCAAGTGAGCAACATAAAGAGTGTTCCAAAACTAGACAAGAACGCGACACAAAGATCGGAATACAATTCTTGGATGAACGAAAGCCATTTGCAGCAGTGAATACCTTAAGGAACATTGAAACTGGGGTTACGTCAACAGATGATGTGAATGCCCATCAAGCGCATGAAATTGGTAGCGCCATAATTAATGAACTCAAATGTCAGAATGTGATGGATGTTTCGTTAAAGAAAGGTCGACAAGTGGTGACATTAAAAACGCATTCTGTGTTGCAAGCTGGAAACCAAATTTTACCTGTAAGCCCACAACTTCTATTCCAACGTCTGTTAGTAGTAGCAACGAGTCAAGCAGACGATATGGGTAATGCCTTCAATCATGAATTGTGCCCAGTTCCTgcatcattatttgacaacacTGGATGCATGAGAGAAGCCCAAAAGGCCACACTTGCAGAAGCTTTATGGTGCTTTGGTGACTGTGTTGCTAATCCTGAATCGGATGAGACTATGGTATACATACTTGATGGAGGATCCCTTCTTCATAAAATACCGTGGCCAAGAGGCTATACATTTAAGGGTATCTGCCAACTATATGTGGATTATGTACACAAGCGGTATGGCTTCCCATCAATTGTTTTCGAGGGCTACATGGACGGACCGTCTACAAAGGACTTCACGCATCAACATCGGAGTAAAGGTATTATGGGGATGACTATTCTGTTTACGCAAGGCACTCCTTTCCGTTCAAAGAAGGACTATTATTTAGCCAACTCTGTTAACAAACAGAACTTCATCAATCTTCTTGTTGCCAGTCTTCAAACCATTGGATGTGAGGTAGTACATGCTGCAGCTGATGCCGATGTTACTATTGTAAAAACAGCTGTCGAATGGGCTACCAGAAAGGAAGCGACACTGATTGGTGAAGACACAGACTTATTGGTGCTCCTGTGCTACCATGCAGTGCTAGAGGACAATGACATAGTCTTCCGGTCAGACAGACACGTTGGTCTAACGTGA
- the LOC127861399 gene encoding uncharacterized protein LOC127861399 isoform X1, with protein sequence MPLRTLLGYEPRSISRQQDYGGRFFSMTPVQGVMATNKNRLKAPMARVKKLPVINEEDSVLSSPAFKPQPTIQRVRRNVFSDDINAGDDDDRDKHFSRLSPLRSRPVVPVQPVRRERAPSPVESQKPKKEVFKMQMSSHLTPKDLNHTLVDGLVADYLHYSRYGHVIPVYEGSSATSCPCCTDRNRQNVRTLLGFPNHVLKPVHTTHALAPTKYDHKSAIKPTKDDELKADTTLFPNSMYANLQRQRAHRKEPSPEEIRLKQLANQSHRQTWMNYQPLPYATNYLNPEFNRPTAVSAMRDLHARNRDNYMKYQVLEADTQYDQAMTKLGGYTR encoded by the coding sequence ATGCCGCTAAGAACTCTGCTCGGGTACGAGCCTCGTAGTATCAGCCGCCAGCAGGACTACGGGGGTCGTTTCTTTTCCATGACGCCGGTACAAGGTGTCATGGCAACTAACAAAAACCGCCTCAAAGCGCCCATGGCACGGGTGAAGAAACTTCCGGTAATCAACGAAGAGGACAGTGTCTTGTCGTCGCCCGCATTCAAACCACAGCCGACAATACAAAGAGTGCGTAGAAATGTTTTCTCGGATGACATTAACGCCGGCGACGACGACGATCGCGATAAACATTTTTCGCGCCTTTCGCCATTGCGGTCAAGACCTGTAGTTCCCGTGCAACCGGTTCGCAGAGAAAGAGCTCCTTCGCCAGTGGAGAGTCAAAAACCTAAAAAGGAGGTGTTCAAAATGCAGATGTCGTCGCATCTTACGCCGAAGGACTTGAACCACACGCTTGTGGACGGTCTGGTGGCGGACTATTTGCACTATTCGCGGTACGGGCATGTGATTCCCGTGTACGAGGGTTCGAGCGCCACCTCATGTCCATGCTGCACGGATAGGAACCGGCAAAACGTGAGGACGCTGTTGGGATTCCCAAACCACGTTTTGAAGCCGGTCCACACGACGCACGCGTTAGCGCCGACGAAATACGATCACAAGTCCGCTATAAAGCCTACAAAGGACGACGAACTGAAAGCGGACACGACGCTGTTCCCGAATTCGATGTACGCGAACCTACAGCGGCAGAGGGCACATCGCAAAGAACCCTCTCCAGAAGAAATTCGTCTGAAGCAACTCGCCAATCAGTCGCACAGACAAACGTGGATGAACTATCAGCCGTTACCGTACGCAACAAACTATCTTAACCCCGAGTTTAACCGACCGACTGCAGTAAGCGCCATGCGAGACCTGCATGCGCGCAACCGGGACAATTACATGAAATATCAAGTGCTTGAGGCGGACACACAGTACGACCAGGCGATGACAAAGTTGGGAGGGTACACACGATGA